A window from Cyprinus carpio isolate SPL01 chromosome A11, ASM1834038v1, whole genome shotgun sequence encodes these proteins:
- the LOC109091521 gene encoding uncharacterized protein LOC109091521, with the protein MYAYPFFQRQSATSSRLLMAPSAEAKRLENVESGRAKPKEEVLAEASTFVSTNGGDPSDQFLVLAHCKLQFGKYQGQRFRWLLENSLGYAVYLVLSISNETAQTTPLSENKQLFLQYTSQIREMAEEVEKYQRKQEMQAEARATGDQGCLMVEFGDFQGRSMKDVYEDQSKEAQALIRYLVKADARPKTNMAIFKTYVLKRRASAVGTSVRQPAPHAATSSASATEPAAIQTGVQQTATVKALLARGKHLSPSQLARKLMSPVKHYPLLQSTLPPPAAEPPAKHLARMQLFATGTSVPTVEDDDEELVFAASQCEAQLNTELCHIMPQAGCIL; encoded by the exons atgtatGCGTACCCCTTTTTTCAACGCCAATCGGCAACATCAAGCCGACTCCTCATGGCGCCTTCGGCGGAGGCAAAGCGCCTTGAAAATGTGGAGTCTGGAAGGGCCAAACCTAAGGAGGAGGTGCTGGCAGAGGCCAGTACTTTTGTCAGCACAAACGGTGGAGACCCCAGTGACCAGTTTTTAGTACTGGCTCACTGCAAACTTCAGTTTGGGAAGTACCAGGGTCAGAGATTTAGATGGCTCCTGGAAAACTCTCTGGGGTACGCAGTGTATTTGGTGCTCAGCATTTCCAATGAGACAGCGCAGACAACCCCCCTGTcagaaaataaacaactgttCCTACAGTACACTTCTCAAATTAGAGAGATGGCAGAAGAAGTGGAGAAATATCAGAGGAAGCAGGAAATGCAAGCAGAAGCCCGGGCAACTGGAGACCAGGGCTGCTTGATGGTGGAGTTTGGTGACTTCCAGGGCCGGTCCATGAAGGATGTTTATGAGGACCAGAGCAAGGAGGCCCAAGCCCTCATCAGGTACCTGGTTAAGGCAGATGCCAGGCCCAAAACCAACATGGCCATTTTCAAGACATATGTCCTGAAAAGACGGGCTTCTGCTGTGGGCACCAGCGTACGTCAGCCTGCACCTCATGCTGCAACCTCCAGTGCCTCTGCAACTGAACCTGCAGCTATCCAAACTGGTGTACAGCAGACCGCCACTGTGAAAGCACTGTTGGCACGTGGCAAACATTTGTCTCCTTCACAGTTGGCGAGAAAACTCATGTCACCAGTTAAACACT ATCCATTACTGCAGTCCACTTTACCTCCTCCAGCAGCAGAACCCCCAGCCAAACATTTGGCCCGAATGCAGCTTTTTGCTACTG GCACTTCCGTTCCCACTGTTGAAGATGACGATGAGGAGCTGGTATTTGCTGCATCACAATGTGAAGCACAGCTAAATACAG AATTATGTCACATCATGCCTCAAGCGGGATGCATTCTTTGA
- the LOC122146550 gene encoding uncharacterized protein LOC122146550, with protein sequence MPLKMWLFPLVCGRPDCGKHRLTAAGLYRTVRKVLDIDGWYDLATEYLECKRCKKKYPAWSEDILGQLDMGHRSQFPALLTYRYSCDNRVLRMMRERTLGNSVTQLYKKLMEQHSEAWTQRVLQYLTACEPFTRSSLVQPPVFPDPPLLPALPKPKWLLAVYARDVLGRLHEVKAKITSVFGCVLKMDSTKKVTKKLAGAASGTAAWCTNVGNEHGQVLVSVLTAAEGHGLDPMAAGLMKRYREAGEAAPKVMYVDRDCCSQHGQSRVKIMFSEWDELVVRLDIWHFMRRFAAGVTTEAHPLYGIFMARLSTCIFQWDPEDVAALRSAKEGDLAAKNTGHISGKAVSARITRRELALHCRRRTRGVEETTRLIGSLIDQFDSADGKDTLGVLRLLIQIAVSRQQLKREIKSTVSQRLGELGVLVVPAVVGEGFFGADGRPGEEEQGGMAEVEDSEAKAALLPPFEPFSPGSAKSGGGDVRLKVRLARVQMEARERAEDRRADMEFRLEVRRLEIEAETQVKLRELELSAAKGTPVPVVQPLQPADVSAGAGSVGTNF encoded by the exons ATGCCGCTGAAGATGTGGTTATTTCCTCTTGTCTGTGGTCGTCCAGACTGTGGTAAGCACAGACTAACAGCGGCAGGACTTTACCGTACCGTGCGTAAGGTCTTGGACATCGATGGGTGGTATGACCTTGCCACTGAGTATCTGGAGTGCAAACGCTGCAAAAAGAAATATCCTGCCTGGTCCGAGGACATCCTAGGACAGCTGGATATGGGCCACCGCAGTCAGTTTCCAGCTTTGCTGACATACAG aTACTCATGTGACAACCGGGTGCTGAGGATGATGAGGGAGAGGACACTGGGCAACAGTGTGACTCAGCTTTACAAGAAGCTGATGGAACAGCACAGTGAGGCATGGACACAGCGTGTCTTGCAGTACCTGACTGCCTGCGAGCCATTCACAAGGTCCTCCCTTGTGCAGCCTCCTGTGTTTCCCGATCCTCCCCTTTTACCTGCCCTGCCTAAACCTAAGTGGCTGTTAGCTGTGTACGCCAGGGATGTTCTGGGGCGACTGCACGAGGTCAAGGCCAAAATTACATCTGTCTTTGGCTGTGTTCTCAAGATGGATTCGACAAAAAAG GTCACAAAGAAACTTGCTGGTGCTGCTTCAGGAACAGCTGCCTGGTGCACAAATGTGGGAAACGAACACGGCCAGGTCCTTGTCTCTGTTCTGACAGCCGCTGAGGGACATGGACTGGACCCCATGGCAGCTGGCCTGATGAAACGCTACCGGGAGGCAGGAGAGGCAGCCCCAAAAGTGATGTACGTGGACAGAGACTGCTGCAGTCAGCACGGCCAATCTCGGGTGAAGATCATGTTTTCGGAGTGGGATGAGCTTGTAGTGCGCCTCGACATCTGGCACTTCATGCGGCGATTTGCTGCAGGTGTCACGACAGAGGCTCATCCGCTCTACGGGATCTTCATGGCACGTCTGTCCACGTGCATCTTTCAGTGGGATCCAGAGGATGTGGCTGCTCTTCGCTCTGCAAAAGAGGGTGACCTGGCGGCAAAGAATACTGGCCACATCTCAGGAAAGGCAGTCAGTGCGCGCATTACCCGGAGGGAGTTGGCACTGCACTGCCGGAGGAGGACCAGGGGGGTGGAGGAGACCACCAGACTGATTGGATCACTGATTGATCAGTTTGACAGTGCGGATGGGAAGGACACCCTGGGAGTTCTACGATTATTGAtccaa ATTGCTGTTTCGAGGCAGCAGCTTAAAAGAGAGATTAAGTCTACTGTTTCCCAAAGGTTGGGGGAACTAGGTGTTTTAGTAGTGCCTGCAGTAGTCGGTGAAGGTTTTTTTGGTGCTGACGGTCGCCCGGGCGAGGAGGAGCAAGGTGGAATGGCTGAGGTGGAGGATTCGGAGGCCAAGGCCGCTCTGCTGCCGCCCTTTGAGCCTTTTTCTCCGGGCTCGGCTAAGTCTGGAGGAGGTGATGTGCGGCTTAAAGTCCGCTTAGCGCGAGTTCAAATGGAGGCGCGCGAGCGGGCAGAAGACCGTCGGGCTGATATGGAGTTTCGACTTGAAGTCCGCAGACTCGAAATCGAGGCGGAGACGCAGGTTAAGCTGCGTGAACTGGAATTAAGTGCAGCCAAAGGGACACCTGTTCCAGTTGTGCAACCCTTACAGCCTGCTGACGTTTCGGCGGGGGCTGGCTCGGTGGGGACCAACTTCTAG